The Mauremys reevesii isolate NIE-2019 linkage group 1, ASM1616193v1, whole genome shotgun sequence genome has a segment encoding these proteins:
- the BLZF1 gene encoding golgin-45 isoform X2 codes for MTSLGKKADYASSPIRGPGDGMETEQPPKTVEVVAGAHNTSRHAHHSPHKKAISSLSPGVLQLGKIHSDKSVEIEAVRILVPKAAITHVVPTKNAKVAKSLGHHKGEDFSPSDGVTEPNKELLELKNAVEKLKNSERRLLQDKEGLSNQLRVQTEVNRELKKLLIASVGDDLQYHFERMAREKNQLILENEALGRNMSQLSEQLERMSIQCDVWRSKFLASRVMADELTNARAILQRQTRDAQSALQDLLSERDQFRQEMIDTQKLLEELLVSLQWGRQQTYYPSAQPHTTAELAAVNHKLAKAVSSHLLGNVGTNTLKKTSPPTEFCNTPAEKMAEMVLRVLDPVACTEASPEVPFSEPSSPSFFSTKKNIGRFHPYTRYENITFNCCNHCQGELIAL; via the exons ATGACATCTCTGGGGAAGAAAG CCGACTATGCCTCGTCACCCATCCGTGGACCTGGAGATGGCATGGAAACTGAGCAGCCACCTAAAACTGTGGAAGTAGTTGCTGGAGCCCACAATACAAGTCGTCATGCCCATCACAGTCCACACAAGAAAGCTATCTCTTCCCTGAGTCCTGGAGTTCTCCAGCTAGGGAAAATACACAGTGATAAGTCAGTGGAGATTGAAGCTGTTCGAATACTGGTTCCGAAAGCTGCTATAACTCATGTTGTTCCTACCAAAAATGCTAAGGTGGCTAAATCCCTGGGACACCATAAAGGAGAGGACTTCAGCCCGTCAGATGGAGTCACAGAACCCAATAAAGAGCTGTTGGAGCTAAAAAATGCAGTAGAAAAGCTCAAAAATTCAGAAAGGAGATTGCTACAGGATAAAGAAGGTCTTTCCAACCAGTTACGTGTACAGACAGAG GTGAATCGAGAGCTGAAGAAGTTACTTATTGCTTCGGTTGGGGACGACCTGCAATATCACTTTGAACGCATGGCGCGTGAGAAAAATCAGTTGATCCTAGAAAATGAGGCCCTAGGCCGGAATATGTCTCAGTTGTCTGAACAGTTAGAGCGGATGTCTATACAGTGTGATGTGTGGCGCAGCAAATTCCTAGCAAGCAG AGTCATGGCTGATGAGCTAACCAACGCCAGAGCAATTCTTCAGCGCCAAACCCGGGATGCACAAAGTGCACTTCAG GATCTGTTGAGTGAACGTGACCAGTTCCGTCAAGAAATGATTGATACACAGAA ATTGTTAGAAGAGCTGCTGGTTTCTCTACAGTGGGGGAGGCAGCAGACTTATTATCCTAGTGCTCAACCCCACACTACAGCAGAGCTAGCAGCAGTGAACCATAAACTGGCTAAAGCAGTGAGCTCCCACCTTCTTGGAAATGTTGGCACTAACACTCTAAAAAAGACTTCCCCACCGACAGAGTTCTGCAACACTCCTGCTGAGAAAATGGCTGAAATG GTGCTGCGAGTGTTGGATCCAGTTGCCTGTACTGAAGCATCACCAGAAGTTCCCTTTTCTGAGCCTTCCTCACCCTCCTTCTTTTCCACAAAGAAGAACATTGGTCGGTTTCACCCATACACCAGATATGAAAATATAACTTTCAACTGCTGCAATCACTGCCAGGGAGAACTGATAGCCCTTTAA
- the BLZF1 gene encoding golgin-45 isoform X1: protein MTSLGKKADYASSPIRGPGDGMETEQPPKTVEVVAGAHNTSRHAHHSPHKKAISSLSPGVLQLGKIHSDKSVEIEAVRILVPKAAITHVVPTKNAKVAKSLGHHKGEDFSPSDGVTEPNKELLELKNAVEKLKNSERRLLQDKEGLSNQLRVQTEVNRELKKLLIASVGDDLQYHFERMAREKNQLILENEALGRNMSQLSEQLERMSIQCDVWRSKFLASRVMADELTNARAILQRQTRDAQSALQDLLSERDQFRQEMIDTQKLLEELLVSLQWGRQQTYYPSAQPHTTAELAAVNHKLAKAVSSHLLGNVGTNTLKKTSPPTEFCNTPAEKMAEMVLRVLDPVACTEASPEVPFSEPSSPSFFSTKKNIGRFHPYTRYENITFNCCNHCQGELIAL, encoded by the exons ATGACATCTCTGGGGAAGAAAG CCGACTATGCCTCGTCACCCATCCGTGGACCTGGAGATGGCATGGAAACTGAGCAGCCACCTAAAACTGTGGAAGTAGTTGCTGGAGCCCACAATACAAGTCGTCATGCCCATCACAGTCCACACAAGAAAGCTATCTCTTCCCTGAGTCCTGGAGTTCTCCAGCTAGGGAAAATACACAGTGATAAGTCAGTGGAGATTGAAGCTGTTCGAATACTGGTTCCGAAAGCTGCTATAACTCATGTTGTTCCTACCAAAAATGCTAAGGTGGCTAAATCCCTGGGACACCATAAAGGAGAGGACTTCAGCCCGTCAGATGGAGTCACAGAACCCAATAAAGAGCTGTTGGAGCTAAAAAATGCAGTAGAAAAGCTCAAAAATTCAGAAAGGAGATTGCTACAGGATAAAGAAGGTCTTTCCAACCAGTTACGTGTACAGACAGAG GTGAATCGAGAGCTGAAGAAGTTACTTATTGCTTCGGTTGGGGACGACCTGCAATATCACTTTGAACGCATGGCGCGTGAGAAAAATCAGTTGATCCTAGAAAATGAGGCCCTAGGCCGGAATATGTCTCAGTTGTCTGAACAGTTAGAGCGGATGTCTATACAGTGTGATGTGTGGCGCAGCAAATTCCTAGCAAGCAG AGTCATGGCTGATGAGCTAACCAACGCCAGAGCAATTCTTCAGCGCCAAACCCGGGATGCACAAAGTGCACTTCAGGATCTGTTGAGTGAACGTGACCAGTTCCGTCAAGAAATGATTGATACACAGAA ATTGTTAGAAGAGCTGCTGGTTTCTCTACAGTGGGGGAGGCAGCAGACTTATTATCCTAGTGCTCAACCCCACACTACAGCAGAGCTAGCAGCAGTGAACCATAAACTGGCTAAAGCAGTGAGCTCCCACCTTCTTGGAAATGTTGGCACTAACACTCTAAAAAAGACTTCCCCACCGACAGAGTTCTGCAACACTCCTGCTGAGAAAATGGCTGAAATG GTGCTGCGAGTGTTGGATCCAGTTGCCTGTACTGAAGCATCACCAGAAGTTCCCTTTTCTGAGCCTTCCTCACCCTCCTTCTTTTCCACAAAGAAGAACATTGGTCGGTTTCACCCATACACCAGATATGAAAATATAACTTTCAACTGCTGCAATCACTGCCAGGGAGAACTGATAGCCCTTTAA